The proteins below are encoded in one region of Aeromonas veronii:
- a CDS encoding alpha/beta hydrolase produces the protein MSSPLHYVLDGIHCEPHFFTVPLDHQQPDDEASLTLFGRTLCRKDRLDDDLPWLLYLQGGPGFGAPRPSASGGWIKRALQEFRVLLLDQRGTGHSSPIHAEWLTHLNPRQQADYLSHFRADSIVRDAELIREQLSPDRPWSLLGQSFGGFCSLTYLSLFPQSLHEVYLTGGVAPIGRSADEVYRATYQRVADKNRAFFARFPHAQAMANRLAKHLHNHDVRLPNGQRLTVAQLQQQGLDLGASGAFEELYYLLEDAFIGERLNPAFLYQLQAMQPFNTNPVFAILHEAIYCKGAASDWAAERVRREFPALDWAPGQDFAFTGEMIFPWMFEQFRELIPLKEAAHLLAQKADWGPLYDPAQLARNPVPVACAVYAEDMYVEFDYCRETLKGLGNSRAWITNEYEHNGLRVDGEQILDRLIRLNRDR, from the coding sequence ATGAGCAGCCCCTTGCATTACGTGCTGGATGGCATCCATTGCGAGCCACACTTCTTCACCGTGCCCCTCGACCACCAGCAGCCCGATGACGAGGCGAGCCTCACTCTCTTTGGTCGCACCCTCTGTCGCAAGGACAGGCTGGACGATGACCTGCCCTGGCTGCTCTACCTGCAAGGGGGCCCGGGCTTTGGCGCACCGCGCCCCAGTGCCAGCGGCGGCTGGATCAAGCGGGCCCTGCAGGAGTTTCGGGTACTGCTGCTCGATCAGCGTGGCACGGGCCACTCCAGCCCCATCCACGCCGAGTGGCTGACTCACCTCAACCCTCGCCAGCAAGCCGACTACCTCAGCCATTTTCGCGCCGACAGCATAGTGCGGGACGCCGAGCTCATCCGCGAGCAGCTCAGCCCGGACCGTCCCTGGAGCCTGCTCGGCCAGAGCTTCGGCGGTTTTTGCAGCCTCACCTACCTCTCCCTGTTCCCCCAGAGCCTGCACGAGGTCTACCTCACCGGCGGCGTGGCCCCCATCGGCCGCAGTGCGGACGAAGTCTATCGCGCCACCTATCAACGGGTCGCGGACAAGAACCGCGCCTTCTTCGCCCGCTTCCCCCACGCCCAGGCCATGGCGAACCGGCTGGCGAAGCACCTGCACAACCACGACGTGCGCCTGCCTAACGGCCAACGGCTGACGGTGGCGCAATTGCAGCAACAGGGACTGGATCTCGGGGCCAGCGGCGCCTTCGAGGAGCTCTATTACCTGCTGGAGGACGCCTTCATCGGCGAGCGGCTCAACCCCGCCTTCCTCTATCAGCTGCAAGCCATGCAGCCGTTCAACACCAACCCGGTATTCGCCATTTTGCACGAGGCCATCTACTGCAAAGGCGCCGCCAGCGACTGGGCGGCCGAGCGGGTAAGACGCGAATTCCCGGCCCTCGACTGGGCCCCCGGCCAGGATTTCGCCTTCACCGGCGAGATGATCTTCCCCTGGATGTTCGAACAGTTCCGCGAGCTCATCCCTTTGAAAGAGGCCGCCCATCTGCTGGCCCAGAAAGCGGACTGGGGTCCCCTCTACGACCCGGCGCAGCTTGCCCGCAACCCCGTGCCGGTGGCCTGCGCCGTCTACGCCGAGGACATGTACGTGGAGTTCGACTATTGCCGCGAGACCCTCAAGGGCCTTGGCAACAGCCGCGCCTGGATCACCAACGAGTACGAGCACAACGGTCTGAGGGTCGACGGCGAGCAGATCCTGGACAGGCTCATCCGGCTGAATCGGGATCGCTGA
- a CDS encoding immune inhibitor A domain-containing protein has translation MPKKTIMSLLVGSTLMIGNHALAAPAHGPFDAPLADEVKVLEMLKKSGRIPTLASPEQEQAALARYYREKARTYPGSSGSLAQKEGKVRETILKKIRLNGTARPGDRVPTLLLKSIEKETYRGKMRKDKILAILVDFPDYPKNSLSPELTKMYYPDYNPAHYNDLLFSAKGYAGPNGERFISMRQFYEQQSGQSYSVRGQVAGWYTAEKSVTYYGSNKDETAVRELVKEALIQVAGDPTIDLSEFDQEDRYDLNGNGNRNEPDGLIDHLMIFHSSVGEEAGGGDLGEDAIWAHRWNLGSPYPIPGTSSPNGNFGGQYAAYDYTIQPIDAAAGVCAHEYGHDLGLPDEYDTKYSGKGEPVATWSIMSSGSWAGVIGGTEPTGFSAWAKEYLQASLGGNWLHGSNVHVDELNGRGNVYMLDQANDKGRNDDVVRINLPPKQIPLNPPYAGQYQYHGGKGNNLDNRMNLALDLSGRQSASLSFKAWYQIEEGFDYARVLVNGEPIPGNLTRTDDPNGVGFGVGITGDSGGWADADFDLSPWAGQRITLSLQYQSDAGVAENGLFVDELQVIADGETLLSDGAEGSSAFTLAGFVQSNGKEAKDHYYLAEWRNHAGVDKGLAHINVADQLIRYEPGLLLWYVDNSQSNNWVGQHPGEGFLGVVDGDQRTLHWSDGDVAGTRYQIHDATFSLGFQRPLDLTHPSGALLRDFWVTPNRVFKDSRSYQREAIPDAGRLLPEYGLKISVTGQARDMSTGRIIVSRH, from the coding sequence ATGCCCAAAAAAACAATAATGAGCCTGCTTGTCGGCTCGACCCTTATGATTGGAAACCACGCCCTGGCCGCCCCGGCCCACGGCCCCTTCGATGCCCCCCTTGCCGACGAGGTGAAGGTGCTGGAGATGCTCAAGAAGAGCGGCCGCATCCCGACCCTGGCCTCGCCGGAGCAGGAGCAGGCCGCCCTGGCCCGCTACTACCGCGAGAAGGCTCGCACCTACCCCGGCAGCAGCGGCAGCCTGGCCCAGAAAGAGGGCAAGGTGCGGGAGACCATCCTCAAGAAGATCCGGCTGAACGGCACGGCGCGCCCCGGGGATCGGGTGCCCACCCTGCTGCTCAAGTCCATCGAGAAGGAGACCTACAGAGGCAAGATGCGCAAGGACAAGATCCTCGCCATCCTGGTGGACTTCCCCGACTACCCGAAGAACAGCCTGAGCCCGGAGCTCACCAAGATGTACTACCCGGACTACAACCCGGCCCACTACAACGATCTGTTGTTCTCCGCCAAGGGCTATGCGGGCCCGAACGGCGAGCGGTTCATCTCCATGCGCCAGTTCTACGAGCAGCAGTCCGGCCAGAGCTACAGCGTGCGCGGCCAGGTAGCGGGCTGGTATACCGCCGAGAAGAGCGTCACCTACTACGGCAGCAACAAGGATGAGACCGCTGTGCGGGAGCTGGTGAAGGAGGCTCTGATCCAGGTGGCCGGGGATCCGACCATCGACCTGTCCGAGTTTGATCAGGAGGATCGTTACGATCTCAACGGCAACGGCAATCGCAACGAGCCGGACGGCCTCATCGACCACCTGATGATCTTCCACTCCAGCGTGGGGGAAGAGGCGGGCGGCGGCGATCTCGGCGAAGACGCCATCTGGGCCCACCGCTGGAACCTGGGAAGCCCCTACCCCATCCCGGGCACCAGCAGCCCGAACGGCAACTTCGGAGGCCAGTATGCGGCCTACGACTACACCATCCAGCCCATAGACGCGGCGGCCGGGGTCTGCGCCCACGAATATGGCCACGATCTGGGGCTACCGGACGAGTACGACACCAAGTACAGCGGCAAGGGCGAGCCGGTGGCGACCTGGTCCATCATGTCATCCGGCTCCTGGGCCGGGGTGATCGGCGGCACCGAGCCCACCGGTTTCTCCGCCTGGGCCAAGGAGTATCTGCAGGCCTCCCTCGGCGGCAACTGGCTGCACGGCAGCAACGTGCACGTCGACGAGCTGAACGGTCGCGGCAACGTCTACATGCTGGATCAGGCCAACGACAAGGGGCGCAACGACGATGTGGTGCGCATCAACCTGCCTCCCAAGCAGATCCCCCTCAATCCCCCCTACGCCGGCCAGTACCAGTACCACGGCGGCAAGGGCAACAACCTGGACAACCGCATGAACCTCGCGCTGGATCTCAGCGGCAGGCAGAGCGCCAGCCTCAGCTTCAAGGCCTGGTACCAGATTGAGGAGGGCTTCGACTACGCCAGGGTACTGGTCAACGGCGAGCCCATCCCGGGCAACCTGACCCGCACCGACGATCCGAACGGCGTCGGCTTCGGGGTCGGCATCACGGGGGATTCCGGCGGCTGGGCCGATGCCGACTTTGACTTGAGTCCCTGGGCCGGACAGCGCATCACCCTCAGCCTGCAATACCAAAGCGATGCGGGTGTGGCCGAGAACGGCCTGTTCGTGGATGAGCTGCAGGTCATCGCCGATGGGGAGACCCTGCTCAGCGATGGCGCCGAGGGGAGCAGCGCCTTCACTCTCGCCGGTTTCGTGCAGAGCAACGGCAAGGAAGCCAAGGATCACTACTATCTCGCCGAGTGGCGCAACCACGCCGGGGTCGACAAGGGGCTGGCCCACATCAACGTGGCGGATCAGCTGATACGCTACGAGCCGGGCCTGCTGCTCTGGTACGTGGACAACAGCCAGAGCAACAACTGGGTCGGCCAGCATCCGGGTGAGGGTTTCCTCGGGGTGGTGGACGGGGATCAGCGCACCCTGCACTGGAGCGACGGCGACGTCGCCGGCACCCGCTACCAGATCCACGATGCCACCTTCAGCTTAGGCTTCCAGCGCCCCCTCGATCTCACCCATCCGAGCGGCGCTCTGCTGCGGGACTTCTGGGTGACGCCCAACCGGGTCTTCAAGGACTCGCGCAGCTATCAGCGCGAGGCGATCCCGGACGCAGGCCGGCTGCTGCCCGAATATGGCCTCAAGATCAGTGTCACCGGTCAGGCCAGGGACATGAGCACGGGTCGCATCATCGTCAGCCGCCACTGA
- the rraB gene encoding ribonuclease E inhibitor RraB → MQEWREETTAIVNELLADGSNPDVDYEIEHHFACQDFDLLEKAAVDLFKAGFEVTDAEEMELDDGATIFCFDATVERKLEIEPILADIEKMLPILEKYGVDYDGWGTYFQE, encoded by the coding sequence ATGCAGGAGTGGCGCGAAGAGACTACCGCCATCGTCAACGAGCTGCTGGCCGACGGCAGCAATCCGGATGTGGACTACGAGATCGAGCACCACTTCGCCTGCCAGGATTTCGATCTGCTGGAGAAGGCGGCGGTCGACCTGTTCAAGGCTGGCTTCGAGGTGACCGATGCCGAAGAGATGGAGCTGGATGACGGCGCCACCATCTTCTGCTTCGATGCCACCGTAGAACGCAAGCTGGAGATTGAACCCATCCTGGCCGACATCGAGAAGATGCTGCCCATCCTTGAGAAATACGGGGTGGATTATGACGGCTGGGGCACCTACTTCCAGGAGTAA